A stretch of Sulfuricurvum sp. DNA encodes these proteins:
- a CDS encoding HAMP domain-containing sensor histidine kinase codes for MFSKRSIRRRFLLQLIVASAALVLLFSSSLYLFIKQSIYDEKQADLVRTAQNICTSKSLISSQQNNPELLLGLNVELITLHKEENLLEFYETPKENKRTDLTLVYPFDFEHSTYLKVSRDITSTKLLLKKILRSIFLINAFGFIVIILYAIAFSKMLIAPVSALSRRLANMNEHLLRPIAVEHLPEEFEPLGETLNRLMGRIQNFVKYQKELFIGAAHELKTPLAVIKLKNQVTLIKKRSPEEYIEAIRITNQSVDEMNKIVANILNIGRQEGAQLEMPSEADIIKVLKKWEGDFTLLANSENKHLQTHFEPESFSAVLQVTLLNQILQNFLQNALKFTPEGRTIIFQSSLDGNNIIIEVIDEGCGIDDTVDLFAPFMRQGSKSGVGLGLFLAKSAAEAIGAQITLTNRNDGFEGTIAKLILPSKLYCLLPTR; via the coding sequence ATGTTTTCAAAACGGAGCATAAGACGTCGTTTTTTACTTCAACTCATTGTCGCATCTGCGGCACTGGTTTTACTTTTTTCTTCATCACTCTATCTCTTTATCAAACAATCCATTTATGACGAAAAACAAGCTGATTTGGTTCGTACCGCGCAAAATATTTGTACCTCAAAATCGCTTATCTCTTCACAACAAAACAATCCTGAACTTTTATTAGGACTTAACGTAGAGCTTATAACTCTCCATAAAGAGGAGAACTTACTCGAGTTTTATGAAACACCAAAAGAGAATAAAAGAACCGATCTTACCCTTGTCTATCCTTTTGATTTTGAACACTCAACCTACCTCAAAGTGAGTCGCGATATTACCTCAACCAAACTATTACTCAAAAAAATTCTCCGCTCTATTTTTTTGATTAATGCTTTTGGGTTTATCGTTATTATCCTCTACGCTATCGCTTTTTCTAAAATGCTTATTGCCCCTGTCAGTGCCCTCAGCCGCCGTCTTGCCAACATGAATGAGCACTTACTGCGTCCTATTGCCGTAGAACACCTCCCAGAGGAGTTTGAACCGTTGGGGGAAACACTTAACCGCCTGATGGGACGGATTCAGAATTTTGTCAAATATCAAAAGGAGCTTTTTATCGGAGCTGCCCATGAGCTTAAAACCCCTCTTGCCGTTATCAAACTCAAAAATCAAGTAACACTCATCAAAAAACGCTCTCCTGAAGAGTACATCGAAGCGATAAGAATCACCAACCAAAGTGTCGATGAGATGAATAAGATTGTCGCCAATATCCTCAACATCGGTCGCCAAGAGGGGGCTCAACTGGAAATGCCTTCCGAAGCCGATATTATCAAAGTACTCAAAAAGTGGGAGGGGGATTTTACCCTTTTAGCAAACAGTGAAAATAAACATCTCCAAACCCATTTTGAACCGGAGAGTTTTAGTGCCGTATTGCAAGTGACGCTACTGAATCAAATACTCCAAAACTTTTTACAAAATGCCCTTAAATTTACCCCTGAGGGGAGAACTATCATCTTCCAAAGTTCCCTTGATGGTAACAATATTATTATCGAAGTGATTGACGAGGGGTGCGGAATCGATGACACTGTTGATCTTTTTGCCCCTTTTATGCGTCAGGGGAGCAAATCGGGGGTTGGATTGGGACTGTTTTTGGCTAAAAGTGCGGCAGAAGCAATCGGAGCACAAATTACCCTTACTAATCGTAATGACGGCTTTGAGGGAACCATTGCCAAGCTTATCCTCCCATCAAAACTCTATTGTTTGCTTCCTACAAGATAG
- a CDS encoding YfhL family 4Fe-4S dicluster ferredoxin has protein sequence MPLIIVDECIACDACREECPMDAIEEGDPIYVIDPDRCTECVGTYDEPACIAVCPVDCIIPDKDNVETMQELLYKHKQLTEEDTE, from the coding sequence ATGCCATTAATTATCGTCGATGAATGTATCGCATGTGATGCATGCCGTGAAGAGTGTCCTATGGATGCGATCGAAGAGGGCGATCCGATTTATGTGATTGATCCGGATCGTTGTACAGAGTGCGTAGGAACGTATGATGAGCCTGCATGTATTGCAGTATGTCCTGTTGATTGTATTATTCCCGATAAAGACAACGTAGAGACTATGCAAGAGCTCTTGTATAAACATAAACAACTCACTGAAGAAGATACAGAATAG
- a CDS encoding prephenate dehydrogenase — translation MEIGIVGLGLMGGSLALSLKKLPFVTSVVGSDHNLEHQHTALELGLVHAILPFEELKQRCDVIFFAVPVDGVIALLNQSVDLAGSDKTLIDLGSTKALIIDAIPPEIRQNVVAAHPMTGTEQFGPKAAFEGLYTDKVVVLCDLEHSGSIQRDIALKLFRSIGMQIHTMGAAQHDRHAAFISHMPHVISYALANTVLAQEEKENILALAAGGFRSMSRLAKSSPTMWEDIFRQNRQNVLEAVELFEEELKTLKEALQEKDYTTLHKEMKGANKLYEIFS, via the coding sequence ATGGAGATTGGAATTGTAGGATTGGGACTTATGGGAGGATCGTTAGCACTTTCACTTAAGAAACTCCCCTTCGTCACCTCCGTCGTTGGAAGCGATCACAATCTTGAGCATCAACACACTGCTTTGGAATTGGGTCTTGTCCATGCAATTCTCCCTTTTGAAGAGCTCAAACAACGGTGCGATGTCATTTTCTTCGCCGTCCCTGTCGATGGGGTTATTGCCCTACTCAATCAGTCGGTCGATTTAGCCGGAAGCGATAAAACACTCATCGATTTAGGAAGTACGAAAGCCCTTATCATCGATGCCATCCCCCCTGAAATTCGTCAAAATGTCGTCGCAGCTCATCCGATGACAGGGACAGAACAGTTCGGTCCAAAAGCGGCATTTGAGGGGCTTTATACCGATAAAGTTGTCGTATTGTGCGATTTGGAACACAGTGGTTCGATTCAACGTGATATTGCCCTCAAACTGTTCCGCTCTATCGGGATGCAGATTCATACTATGGGAGCCGCGCAACACGACCGTCATGCCGCGTTTATCAGCCATATGCCCCACGTCATCTCCTACGCTCTCGCCAACACTGTACTGGCACAAGAGGAGAAAGAGAACATCCTCGCCCTCGCCGCAGGGGGATTTCGTTCGATGAGCCGTTTGGCAAAAAGCTCACCCACTATGTGGGAAGATATTTTTCGTCAAAACCGTCAAAATGTCCTCGAAGCGGTTGAACTTTTTGAAGAGGAGCTAAAAACCCTCAAAGAGGCACTCCAAGAGAAAGATTACACAACACTTCACAAAGAGATGAAAGGGGCAAATAAGCTCTATGAGATTTTTAGTTAG
- a CDS encoding Ppx/GppA phosphatase family protein, protein MAQCTAVIDIGSNSMRMAVFQKTSRFAFHIIHEVKSSVRLAEHAYNNGGFLQQEAMDRASNALGEFLLIAHSFKARKILCVATSALRDAPNKADFIRRIQNEHSLSIKVIDGDKEAYFGGIACANLLPKINAIAVDVGGGSSEFALLHEGKVTQTISLNIGTVRLKELFMDQEDFAGAISYIDQALNELPFEVCETLIGIGGTFRAMTHALMKKEDYPLKKMHGYSVNDKSFENLCNAILDATPKKLKALNIKAERFDTIKSGALIFARILKRLNAKTLLCSGAGIREGVFLSDLLRHSSHKFPANYNPSVRYLLDTYATHSHHGVECSTLVKRLFDITYDYLGLDPKWRSTLVIAAKLLPIGIGIRYYAYQKHSHFLALSALDYGFWHTDIALISHLLLFKKGVESADLIPKNSYESLLPDDKTLNSLHALLWLSHILLAGRYSAQSFELSLENSLLTIQAPHLYLAQEQLKNIVLPKNLTVVVA, encoded by the coding sequence ATGGCACAATGTACCGCCGTCATTGACATTGGGTCAAACTCAATGCGTATGGCGGTATTTCAAAAAACCAGCCGTTTCGCGTTTCATATTATTCATGAAGTTAAAAGTTCTGTCCGTTTAGCAGAGCATGCCTATAATAACGGCGGTTTTCTACAACAAGAGGCGATGGATAGAGCATCGAATGCGCTGGGTGAATTTTTACTCATAGCCCACTCGTTTAAAGCACGTAAAATTTTATGCGTTGCCACCTCTGCACTTCGTGATGCCCCCAATAAAGCTGATTTTATCCGACGTATTCAAAATGAACACTCCCTATCGATCAAAGTAATTGATGGAGATAAAGAGGCATATTTCGGAGGGATCGCCTGTGCAAATCTCCTCCCAAAGATTAATGCTATTGCGGTGGATGTTGGGGGAGGTTCCAGTGAGTTTGCCCTACTCCATGAGGGGAAAGTAACTCAAACCATCTCATTAAATATTGGTACGGTTCGACTCAAAGAGCTTTTTATGGATCAAGAAGATTTTGCCGGAGCGATTTCTTACATCGATCAAGCACTAAATGAGCTTCCATTTGAGGTATGTGAGACACTGATCGGCATCGGCGGAACATTTCGTGCCATGACGCATGCCCTAATGAAAAAAGAGGATTATCCCCTCAAAAAAATGCATGGTTACTCTGTTAATGATAAATCCTTTGAAAATCTCTGTAACGCCATCCTCGATGCAACGCCTAAAAAGCTTAAAGCCCTTAACATCAAAGCTGAACGGTTTGATACAATCAAATCAGGGGCATTAATTTTTGCACGTATTCTTAAACGGCTCAATGCAAAAACACTATTATGTAGCGGTGCTGGGATTCGTGAAGGGGTCTTTTTAAGCGATCTTTTACGCCACTCTTCCCATAAGTTCCCTGCCAATTACAATCCAAGCGTCCGTTATCTGCTCGATACCTACGCAACGCACTCCCATCATGGAGTGGAGTGTTCAACATTGGTTAAACGACTCTTTGATATCACATACGATTATCTCGGTTTAGACCCTAAATGGAGAAGTACCCTCGTGATAGCGGCAAAACTTCTCCCTATAGGGATAGGGATTCGCTACTATGCCTATCAAAAACATAGCCATTTCTTAGCCCTCAGTGCACTCGACTATGGATTTTGGCACACAGACATAGCCCTAATATCACATCTGCTTCTCTTTAAAAAAGGGGTGGAATCTGCCGATCTCATCCCTAAAAACAGTTACGAATCACTTCTCCCTGATGATAAAACTCTTAATTCGCTTCATGCATTGCTATGGCTTTCCCATATTTTATTAGCGGGTCGATACAGTGCTCAGAGTTTTGAGTTGTCCTTAGAAAACTCTCTCCTTACAATACAAGCACCCCATCTCTATCTCGCACAAGAACAACTCAAAAATATTGTTCTCCCAAAAAATCTAACGGTGGTAGTTGCTTAA
- the bamA gene encoding outer membrane protein assembly factor BamA: protein MDLHLKKITLSMLLCSVLLHASTQKVEAIKYDGMIHISDSVAKRFNSVKIGEPLDPIEVDKTVKAFFDQGYFEDIWADEENGTVTFHFKEKPVISKIELKGYKDNDEEAKKTLLQIEKGSLYDVRRIENTRKRIIEALNQDGKIDSMVEVETKKLDNGSMQVTFLANEGEEIIIKELKYYGVNELDPHDFEKMTANKEKQFMGWMWGRNDGKMKLAELQYDPMRIRDYYMQNGYLDAKVDQPFVSVDFNHYEAKMDYNVFEGDIYRVSDILVFQDESVIDDAELLKIIKLEKNKPFNIKTFRDDAERIKTKIADLGYAFVQVQPDLKKDKEGKSVDVVYRIVPGKKVHINNVIVAGNNRTLDRIVRRELFLAPGDLYSLTNLKDSRNTLGRTGYFESSTIEEKRIDDETMDLIVQVKEAPTGNIQLGGGYGSYGGILLSVAISDRNIFGSGITMGLNLEKSQRTRNYSFNITNPRLNDSDFSGNFSVSKTSTEYDSYTIKSDGISVGAGHKFNRYTNGYIGYNYSQNRYSDMNTSMVNSYLYQSYAKSSISLSATYDNTDDYYTPREGIALSQGFEVAGLGGDTSFWKSQTSFNVYQGLQKWTDFDLILRYKSRYKYAKCLDSEGMKLGEKFYMGGIGSVRGYQSYSLSPNSGADSDNNGKLDLIGGTQTFSNSFELSVPLVPEAKMRATAFVDYGMIGESSLNEIKRGGYGISLEWFSPVGPLQLVFANAIGSKPGDDINHFEFTIGQRF from the coding sequence ATGGATTTACATTTGAAAAAAATCACCCTCTCAATGCTACTTTGTTCAGTTCTTCTCCACGCATCGACACAAAAAGTTGAAGCGATTAAATACGATGGGATGATTCATATCTCAGATTCTGTTGCCAAGCGGTTTAACAGTGTCAAAATAGGGGAACCGTTAGACCCGATAGAGGTAGATAAAACGGTCAAAGCTTTTTTTGATCAGGGATATTTTGAAGATATTTGGGCTGATGAAGAGAATGGGACGGTAACGTTTCATTTTAAAGAGAAGCCGGTTATCTCCAAAATAGAACTCAAAGGGTATAAAGATAACGACGAAGAGGCAAAAAAAACACTTTTGCAAATTGAAAAAGGGTCATTGTATGATGTTCGACGTATCGAAAATACCCGTAAGCGTATTATTGAGGCACTAAACCAAGACGGTAAGATTGATTCTATGGTGGAAGTAGAGACAAAAAAGCTTGATAATGGGAGTATGCAAGTTACTTTTTTAGCCAATGAGGGTGAAGAAATCATCATTAAAGAGCTTAAGTATTATGGTGTAAATGAGTTAGATCCTCATGATTTCGAAAAAATGACTGCCAATAAAGAGAAACAATTTATGGGGTGGATGTGGGGACGTAATGACGGTAAAATGAAACTTGCCGAGTTGCAGTATGATCCGATGCGTATTCGTGATTACTATATGCAAAACGGTTATTTGGATGCCAAAGTGGATCAACCGTTTGTCTCTGTCGATTTTAATCATTATGAAGCCAAAATGGATTACAACGTGTTTGAAGGGGATATTTATCGGGTGAGCGACATTTTGGTTTTTCAAGATGAATCGGTCATTGATGATGCAGAATTGTTGAAGATCATCAAACTGGAGAAAAATAAACCGTTTAATATCAAAACGTTTCGTGATGATGCAGAGCGTATTAAAACGAAGATTGCCGATTTGGGATATGCGTTTGTTCAAGTTCAACCCGATCTAAAAAAAGATAAAGAGGGAAAATCGGTAGACGTTGTCTATCGTATTGTCCCGGGTAAAAAAGTACACATTAATAATGTGATTGTTGCCGGAAATAATCGTACACTTGATCGGATAGTGCGTCGTGAACTTTTCCTTGCACCGGGAGATTTGTACAGTCTTACCAATCTTAAAGACTCTCGTAATACATTGGGACGTACGGGGTATTTTGAGAGCAGTACCATCGAAGAGAAGCGCATTGATGATGAGACGATGGATTTGATCGTCCAAGTCAAAGAGGCTCCTACGGGGAATATTCAGCTCGGCGGCGGATACGGTAGCTATGGGGGAATCTTACTTAGTGTCGCGATAAGTGATCGCAATATTTTTGGTTCAGGTATCACTATGGGGTTAAATTTAGAAAAATCTCAACGTACCCGTAACTATTCATTTAATATCACCAATCCACGTCTCAACGATAGTGATTTTAGCGGTAATTTCTCTGTATCCAAAACATCGACCGAATACGATAGTTATACCATTAAATCTGATGGGATCAGTGTCGGGGCAGGGCATAAATTTAACCGTTATACCAATGGGTACATCGGATATAACTACTCTCAAAATCGATACAGCGATATGAATACTTCGATGGTCAATTCCTATCTTTATCAAAGCTACGCCAAAAGCTCGATAAGCCTCTCTGCTACCTACGATAATACTGATGATTATTATACTCCGCGTGAGGGGATAGCACTTTCCCAAGGTTTTGAAGTTGCCGGGTTGGGGGGAGATACCAGTTTTTGGAAAAGCCAAACCAGCTTTAATGTCTATCAAGGGCTCCAAAAATGGACCGATTTTGATTTGATTCTCCGTTATAAATCCCGTTATAAATATGCCAAATGCTTGGATTCTGAGGGGATGAAGCTGGGTGAAAAGTTTTATATGGGGGGGATCGGCTCGGTACGCGGTTACCAATCGTATTCTTTATCACCGAACAGTGGAGCGGATTCGGATAATAATGGCAAATTGGATCTAATAGGGGGAACTCAAACCTTCTCTAACAGCTTTGAGTTAAGTGTCCCTCTCGTTCCGGAAGCCAAAATGCGGGCAACGGCATTTGTCGATTATGGGATGATCGGTGAAAGTAGTTTAAATGAGATTAAACGGGGGGGCTATGGGATATCATTAGAGTGGTTTAGCCCTGTAGGACCGTTACAACTGGTTTTTGCCAATGCTATCGGCAGTAAGCCGGGTGATGATATAAACCACTTCGAATTTACGATTGGACAGAGATTCTAA